One Verrucomicrobiia bacterium genomic window, TACTGTCACCCAACCACCGCCACTGGCTCCGTCGCCCACAACCATGGCTGGCATTGCCGATAGCGCTGGCAGTATTCAGTCCTGTAATCATATGGAATGCGCGGCACCATTGGGTTTCGTTCCTCTTTCAGTCCACGCGCACCGCGGGACCCCAGAAGAATACCCTGCGCAATATGTCCCTGTTCTGGCTTGTGCAGCTCGCCATGCTCACCCCGCCTTTCTTTGCGCTGTTCGCGGGCGCGGCGACGCGCGGAATCCGCCGTGGCTGGCTGCAGCGCGACGACCACTGGAATTTCGTCGCTTCGTTTTCACTGCCTCTCTTTTTCCTCTTCGCCGCCGCCAGTTTCAAGACGGAGATCCATGTGAACTGGACCGCCCCTGCGTTCCTGACGTTGGCGATCGGCGGGGCGTCGATTCTACTGGAAGGCCTCGGCTACGCGGATCCGACGCGGGCGAAACGCTGGCGCGCGGGCGCGTGGGGGACGATTGCGCTGTGTGCACTGGCCATTGTGCTTGGACATACGAGCCTTGCCTGGGGATTCCCCCGGTTCCTGGCGTACACACACGCGGGCGGCTGGCAGGCAACCGCGCAACAGGTGGACGCCATGCGCACACGGATTCGAAATGAAACCGGCAAGGAACCCTTTGTGCTGGGGATGGAAAAGTATGGCGCCCCGGAAGTAGGTTTCTACCTGCACCAGCCCGATGAATGCGTCAACGCGTACGCGTTGGGTGCGCCGGGGTTGGGCTACCGTTACTGGACGGACCTCGGGAAGTTCGAGGGCCGACCCGCCGTGGTTGTGTTTCCCAAACCCCCCGGCAATTTGCTGGGCCAACTTCGCCTGCATTTTGACCATGTGGGTGAACCAGAGCATTCACAGGTGCGGGCGGGCGGAACACGCCAGCGCCACATGTATCTCGTTAGCTGCACAGGGTACCATGCCAAGGAACAACCGTCTTCGAGTTCACGGTGAAGTTGACAGGGACCCCTGATGAACGGGCTGTGGTGGCGAAATCGCCCTTTCGTTTCTGCGCGTTTCGTTGTATCATTTACCGTGAAATTGCTGAGGTTGCATCATGGGTGAGTTGCCCAAAGGGATTTCTGTCGGCTGCGCGAACAATCGAGTCCACGCCCGCGTGGTGGGCCGTGGAACTTTCCAGAACAGCCAGCCGCTGCGCCAGTTCGCCGAGGAGAAGATCGACCAGGGGCAGGAAGAATTCGTTGTCGATCTCGGCGCCTGTCAAGGTATGGACAGCACCTTTCTGGGTATGTTGGCGGGTATTGGACTGCGGCTGCGGCAAAACGGCACGACAGCCTCCGTCCACATCGTGAACATCAACGCTCATAATATGGATCTGCTCCAGACGCTCGGACTGGATCGGCTGTTTCTTATCAATGCCGACGCACCCGCGTCTCTGTCCGAAGCCGAGTATCACCTGTTGCCTGACACCGACATCACGCAACTCGAACATCCGTTGGACAAGGGTGAGACTACCGATTTGGTGATCGAGGCTCACGACAACCTCGCTCGCGTCGACCCACGCAACACGCCAAAGTTCAAGGAGCTGGCCCGGTTTTTGCGCGAAGCCGTCGAGCGTCGCCACCCTAATGGTCTGGAGAAGAAGTAAACCCGCGTATATGCGAAACGAACAAGCCATCACCTCCAGCGGCGACATCCCTCTGGCAATCCGGAGGACGCGACGCATATGAGGGATTTCCGGATCGATCAAGAGTCTCGCGGCCCCGTGCATCTCGTCCGTCTGACCGGATCGCTGGACATGTATTCGTTCCCGCGACTCGAGTCCCAGCTCAATACCTTGTTTCAGCAAGGCCGGTATTCCCTGATTCTGGATTGCCGGGATCTCGATTATATCGGGAGCGCGGGCCTCGGCGCGCTCATCGGCTTTGCCAAACAGGCGCGCGAGCACAACGGCGATCTCCGCCTGCTCAGCGTGCCCGAACGCATTTATAAAATAATCGAGCTTCTCGGCTTTACGAAAGTTCTCCAGGTCCACCATACCGAGGACGATGCAGTCACCAGTTTTCAAGCGAAGTGAATCATAAATATTTTAAGGCCGCATGGAGTTACCCGAAAACATTCGTCACGAAGAATCAGCGGACAGGCTTTTTATCCAGACGCCGGGCCACGGCAGTTATCTCGCCTATATCCGCGCGATCGTCGGGGACCTCGCCCGCAAGGTCGGGTTTAACGAGGGCGAGGCCGCCAAGGTTGAAATGGCAGTTGACGAAGCGTGTTCCAACGTTGTCCGTCACGCCTATTCGTCGGGCAAGGAATGGTGCTGGCAGCAGCGCGACCCCGAAATCCGGCTCAGCATCCGCGTCGAGGACGGCCGCCTGGTCATTGAGATCAATGACCACGGCCAGCGCTTCGACTTCGCCAATTACCGGCACCCCAGTCTGGATGACTGCCTGCGGGAAATGAAACCCGGTGGCTACGGCATCTGGATCATGCGCAATTTCATGGACGAGGTGCAGTACGATTCCAGCAACCAGACCGGCAATACCCTGCGGATGGTCAAATACTTGAAAAAACCCTAGCTCTCCGCCATTGTAGTCCAGAAGTTTTTTATGAGCAAAAAAGACAAATACGCAAAACCTGCGCCGCCGGTGGACACGGATGAAAGTACGCCTGCGACAGATGACGAAACCACGACAGAGGTCCAGCCCGATTCCATTTCCGTGGAAGAATTGGAGGACTTGAAGACCAAAGCGGCGAAGGCCGACGAGAACTGGGACAAATATCTACGCGCCGTCGCCGACCTTGATAATTACCGCAAGCGGGTCGCCCGCGAAAAGGAGGAACTTGCCCGCTTCACCTCCGAACGCGTTGTCAGTGCACTATTACCCGCACTCGACAACCTCGAGAGGGCCATTGAAGCCGCACAGGCGCACGGCGCGGAAAACTCCTCCCTCCTGGAAGGCCTCACCCAGGTCTACAACCAATTTCGCCGGACGCTCATGGAGTTCGGCCTCCAGGAAATTATCACGGGCGCCGGCCAGCCTTTCGACCCGAACCTCCACGAAGCCGTCAGTCAGGTCGACTCTGCCGCACACGCGGAAGGCCACGTTATTGAGCAACTTCAGCGTGGCTACAAACTCGCCGACCGTCTGCTGCGTCCCGCGCGCGTCGTCGTTAGCAAAGGCTTGCCCGACCCGGCGGGTCCCGACCCTGAAATTTCCGAATGACCAAGCGCGATTATTACGAGGTGCTCGGGGTTGCGCGGGAGGCTTCGGACGAGGAACTCAAGAAGTCCTACCGCAAGCTTGCTCTCAAGTACCATCCCGACAAGAACCCGGGCAACAAGGAAGCCGAGGAGAAGTTCAAGGAACTTGGGGAGGCGTACGAAGCGCTGAGTGATCCGCAGAAACGCGCCGCATACGACCGTTTCGGTCACGCGGCCTTCGGCCCGGGCTCCGGCGCCGGGGCTGGTCGCGGTGGTGGAGGATTTCACGATCCGTTCGAGATATTTCGCGATGTCTTCGGAGGCGGAGCAGGCGGTGGCGGCATCTTTGATGATTTTATTGAGCAGGCGTTCGGCGGCGGTGGCCGCTCCTCGCGCGGCGGCGGACAGCGTGGTAACGACTTGCGTTACGATTTAGAGATAGAACTCGAAGATACGGTGCACGGCTTGGAAAAGGAAATCACCTTTACCAAGCTCGATACGTGTACGGAATGCCACGGGCGCGGCGCGGCAGAAGGTTCCAAGGCCGAAACCTGTCCGACGTGTCGCGGCCAGGGCCAGGTGGCGCATTCGCGCGGCTTCTTCACCGTAGCGTCCACTTGCCCGCGCTGCAACGGTACCGGCCAGATTGTGAAGAACCCATGCAAGCGTTGCGGCGGTGAAGGGCGGATGCAGAACCGCACGAAACTGAAAGTCCGCATACCGGCCGGCATCGAAGATGGCTCGCGTCTCCGCAGTTCGGGCCACGGCGAAGCCGGCGTGCGCGGTGGCGCGTCGGGAGACCTGTACGTCGTCGTCCACATCCGGCCGCACGACATTTTTTCACGCCATGGCGATGACCTGCTTTGCGAAGTCCCGATCAGTTTCCCAACAGCAGCCCTGGGCGGCGAAATCGAAGTCCCGACGCTCAACGGCGCTGCCCGTTTAAAAATTCCGCCCGGCACGCAGGGCGCGACCCTCTTTCGCCTGCGCGGCAAGGGTTTGCCTAATGTGCACGGTCGCGGTCACGGCGACCAGCACATCCGTGTCCTCGTCGAAGTCCCGTCCCGACTCTCCCGCGCCCAACGCGAAAAACTTGATGAGTTCGCCGCGCTCGCGAGCGAGGACTCTTACCCGCAGTTGAAATCGTTCCTCGACAAGGCCAAGCGCTTTTTCGGCGGCAAATAGTCCATGCACCGGTTTTTCCTTCCGAATCTGCAAACGACCGTCCTCGGAGCGGAGGAGGCGCATCACGCGTTGCATGTGTTGCGGCTGAAGACCGGTGATACGGTCAACGTGTTCGATGGTCGTGGGCATGAGGCGCAGGCCTCGATCTCGCAAATCTCCAATCAATCTGTGCAACTGAAGTTGCTCACGCAGTCCAACGCCACGCCGTTGCCCTGCCGCATCACGTTGGCACAGGCGATCCCGAAAAAGAGCATGGATCTGATCGTGCAGAAAGCAACGGAGTTGGGGGTGGCAACGATTGTGCCATTGGTATCAGAACGTTCGGTAGTGAAACTCGACGACGATTCCAAGAAAGTGGAGCGTTGGCGGGAAATCGCGCTCGAATCGTGCAAGCAATGCGGCAACAACTGGCTCCCGGAAATTCAATCGCCGCGCAAGGCGCATGATTTTCTCGTGGCATTGCCGCAGTACGATCTCAAACTCATTGGCTCATTGCAGCCCGACGCCAAACCGCTGAAGAAGATCCTTGGCGACTCCGCAAAGCCGTCGTCCCTCCTGATTCTTATTGGTCCCGAAGGTGACTTCACTCCCGCCGAATTAGGTCTGGCGAAATCCGCTGGCTGCCTGCCGCTTTCGCTTGGCCCGCTCGTGCTCCGCGCCGAAACCGCGGCGATTTACACCCTCAGCATCTTGCATCACGAGTTGCAGAATCGGTAAAAAAACAGGTGTCCATGGCGTACACCATGGACACCGTTTCGAGGCGGTCCCGCAGTAAACAGGCGGACTAGAATCCGGCTCCGGCCCGTTCGGACTGCTTCGTAACTTCTTTCTGCTCTTCCCAAGCCGCTGTGCCCGCTTGATCGGACAGGGACAGCTGGAATGTGTAGGTCGATTGGCGAATGTTTCCCTGGCGGACGCGGTTCTCGATGATTTTGCCGGAGAGCGTGAAATCCGGGTCACTCAAGGCCCCGCCGGTGACATCGGTTGTCGCCTTGCCGCTTTTGTTGAGGGCTACGCGGATATTCTTGGTCAGTAGATCGGTATCCACCTGGCGCGTGGTGTTATTCACGATGCGCCCAACAACCATGACCGCAGGCTTGCGGGTGGATTTGTCAAGAACGCCCGAATTCAACAAGGATTGAATCATCTGGTCTGCCTGGGAGGCAAAATCGTCGGTGTCAATGCCCATGGAGGTGGCTTTGTTGGGTCCTTCCACAACGTGCGGCGAAGTAGCGCAACTGCTAAACGGCAGGGCGGCAAGGGCCGCGATAAAACAATGAACGAGGATTCGTTTTGTGCTCATGATCTGGGCTTCCTTTTGGTTTGTGGTTAACGTGGCTATTTACGGGCAAGCTGAATACGGAAATCCTTCACGGACTCGCTGGGCGCAATGGCCGTGATGTCCACGGTCTGGCCGGGCAGAATCTGGCGATTCATCCATCTCGAACTGGTGCTGCTGACGATCATGCCGTTGGCGTCGAACCACTCGATCAAGTAGGCAAAATTCTGGCTGGATGTGCTCCGGTTCAAGAGTTCCACCTGGATCTTCAAGAGGCCGGTGCTGATCGTGGCTTCATTCACCCCGATGACGCTGACCATGCGGTCGAGGGTCTGGTCCGTAATCACCCGACGATCGGGAACCATCTGGCGATTCCCCACGGGATCCTGCCGTTGAACGGTATTGACGCTGGCGCACGACGAAAGAAATGCGGTGGCGGCCACAGCCACCAAGCTCGACCAAGAAGTGTTTCTCATTATTTCAGTCTCCCTTGCGATACCAACAACGGGGTGCTTTCGTTGGCGGCCTTTACCCAAACCAAATTCACCGTTCCTTCGTTAACCGCCACGCTGGTCTTGTTCCCATTGGGCATCGCGAGTTCGATCTTTCGATCCGCGGGCGTGGAGATGTGGCAAAAATAATATTCCTTGGGCAACGAGCCCCAGCAGCGCAAGTCGGCATGATTGACTGTTCTTAACCAGGTCTCAACAGCGAGACCGGCCACGGCGCCACCAATGCCGCCAAACCCGCCCTTTTTCGCCGCGTTGCCAGCCACCCCGCGCGCAAAATAGGCCGTCAGGGTCGTTGTCATCACCAGGGGCCATTCATCCTTGAACTCGTGGGCCACAACACTGTCCGTGCTCGACAGCAACGCGGCCGTTGCATTCGTGCCGCTGGCGCTCACGGTAAACGGCGTCACGGCCTTGTTCTGGAACCTCAGCTTCGGGAAGGCAACGCTGGCATTCCTCACGCTGCCCATGCCCTGGCCCCCGGCCATATACGCCGGGGTGTTGAGGTGCGTCTCTTCCCGGACCGGTGCTTTGCCGGCTTCAAATATCACATAAGTCATCGGCCCCGGGGATTGGCCGGCCTGTGCGTGGATAACCGCGTCGATATCATCATTGATAAACCGGCTGTCGCCCGACATCGCGCGGACGCGATCAAAGGATTTATGCGACCGTTCGTAATCGGAACTGCCCGAGGCCTGGGTCATGAAGAACAATCCATCCAGGTACACCGTCAGGGGATTGACATAGTCTGCATAGAACTTCATCCCGTCCAGGTCGCCGTACTCCTTCTTCGTCTCGCTCTGGAATTGTTCGTCGCTCTGGACCTTGTCCGTGTCGGCCTGGTTTTGCTGCTTCCCGGCCTTTTCCCGGGCTTTTTCCAAGCGAGCGGCATTCAACTCGACCGCTTCCCGCTGGCGCTCCAGTGCCCGGTTCAATTCCACGCGCGCCTTGTCGTACTGGCCCAATTGGATGTAATTCAGGGCCTTGTAGGTGTTCATCAAAATCTTGTCGGAAGCGTGACCTTCATAGGTCAACGAGGATGGCCCTAGGATGGTGGTCTTGGCCGTATCCGACACCTTGACCTTGGCCTGGTCATCAAAGAAGTTGATGCGATCCTCAGCGAGGTCGAAAGCCTGGTTGCTCTGTTCGTACTTGCCCGCGCACCTCCACGCCGCGCCTTCTTCCAGCTTCAACAGGATCCCGTCCTTGGAATCAGCGATCTTGCCCGCCTTCTTTGCGCATTGTTCGGCAGTCTGCTCGTAGCTGGCTTGATTCTGCGCCCGGCCCGTGATGGTGAGGCTGAGCAGCGTCGTGAAACACAAACCGTAATGGAGGATTTTTCGTGTTCTCATTTTACGATATCGAACCCGCAACACAGTTTTTAGGGCTTGGGCATTCTCAAAATAGCGCCCGTGGCAATTCCGTTGTCCTCACCGACGACCTCAGCCGTGGAGAATTTCGGCTGAACGGCTGTCACCTTGACTTCACCGACCTTGGCTTCTTCTCGTCCAAGGGATTCTTTCGTGTCGGGATCGATCATTTCTTCACCGAGGGCGTAAACTCCCCAAACTTGTCCGGCGGCGATGCCCGTGCCGTCGCCGCGGTTGATCGTGACCTGCTTGTCACGTTTGGCGATGACCTTGGCCGGGAAGATCACGTCCGCCACGCGATTGGCGATCTTCTCCGCCATGGACCGGGCCACTCCCACCAACAACTCATCGCTCAAGGCCGCGTTTTCGTTCCCGCGCTTCAAGCTCAGTAGCCGTTGGTCCTTGCGGATTTGAAAATTCGTCGCCTCCAGCAGCTTTCCCGTGGTCGAATTGTAGATCTTGGCGACTGCCGAAAGACTGAGCACGCGAACCATCGCGCTTTGCCCCGTCTCGCCGACAATCGAGTTCTCGCTGAAATCCTTGAAGCCATCCACGCTGGTGACCAGCAGGTACTTCGCGCCCGCCTCTTTGAATTGTTTCGCCGCCGCCTTGTCGTTGGGGTCCACATTGCCCGAATTGGCGTACTGCTGCTCGGCATGCACTTCCTTGAGATCGCTGCGCGAGATCAACTCAAACTTCCGGCTGGCGTTGATGGCATCAATCAACTGCCCATCCAGCGACTCGATGACCTGTCGCATTTCAACGTCCTTGCCGTCCCGCTTCACGCTCTCGACCAACGACGGCGACGGCTTGACCGTCGAGACCCCCAGCGTGTCCTTGTCCGCCAGTACCGAGGGCACAGCCAAAACGGTCATCCCCAACACTGCCCAGATTAATTTGATCATCGGATTCTTCATGGATCCTCTTCGTGGTTCATTAGCCGTTGACAAATTGGAGGTCATCTCGCAGTTGCCTCAGCGGCCATTCTATTATAATGAATCTCAAAAAATGGTGCGGCGTTTCACGTCGACTTTGACGTCAGATTTCACGTCCACCTTGTACCCGCTCTGGCGGAACATCTGGGCGATCCCCCGAATCTTCTCCGCCTCGGCATCGGTCAATTTCTTGTTGTTCTCCAGGGCCGCCAGGAACGCGGTGTTGTCCTTCCAGCGCTGATACCCGGCCTCGGTCATCTGCAACGCCACCTTGAGTTTCTGGCCGTCGGTGAGGTTAATGGTGCGTTCCCAGGGTTTGAAAGCTTCCCGGCTCAGGCGGATCTTGTGTAATCCGGGCGCGGCCTTGAAGCTGGAGGGCGCCGAACCGATCACCACGCCATCCAGTTCCACTGTCACGTCCAGTGCCTGCACTTCCAGCTTATCCTTGCCGATCGATACATTGTTGCCATCGTCAAGTCGCACATCCGGAATGCTCATCGGCACATTCGCCAGGTCCTGCATCCCGCAAGCGATGCTGAAATCGACTTGATCCTTGGACAATGAAACCACCTTGATGTCCTTCTTCCCAACGCTTGCCGCCACCTGTTCACTGGCGTCATCCAGCAAACCATTGATGAGATCGCTGTCAACCTCCGAGGCGGTCTCCGAGTAGCGGATGGTCTTGCTCGTCTTGATCGTATCGCTGGCCAGCGTGCCGCCGTGCGTCGCATCGAGAATCTTGTAGGTTACGCGAAGATTGTGGATGACATTGACGGTCTTCTCGCCGTAGGCATCCGTGGCCCTCTTGTCGCTCCCGTAGGAGCTGATCGACGCCAAAATCAAATAGTCCACCCCCAACAACTGTCCCAGGCGCAGCACCGAGGAATTGTCGCTCAGCAATTGGTCGGCGTCGGTTGGCTTGCTATCCTTCTTCAAACTGCTTAACGCGTCCGTCGCCACCTCGCGGCTGATGACGGTGAATCCCTTCTCCGTAATGTGGCTGGTAATAAAATCTTCAAACGTCCCGAGCTTGTCATCCAGGCTTTTGTCCGCGCGGTTGGCCACAAAAATGGCCGCCTTGCGCGCATCGCCCGTTTCCGCCATGACTGTGGTCACGAGACAGCCGGCCAGGGACAGTAAACATCCGGCCACGAGAAGGGTGCGGCGGGAATTATTGAATGGTCGCCTCGTTTGTTGGCCGCCATTGAACATCATGATTGACCGGTTCTTCATGCGCATGGACGTCTCCCTTTCCTCAACTAACGAATCGGCTCGTTCCGAGTATCACGGTCAGACGTTCCCCTCAAGAGAAAATTCACCAGCCTGACAGCGTGTGTATAAGGGTGATGCACTCGCGCTTTTCCTCACCATCACCCGCCACCAGAATGCGCATAGACGGGCGGATTTTACAAACTCATTTTTTATCGCCCCAGGTTGCCGCCGTCGGACAAAAGGAACCTCTCCAACACCTGCGCCGCATGGAGAACTTTCCGGCACTCCACGAATTCATCGGCAGTATGGGCCTGGGCGATGTTGTCCGGGCCGAAGGCGACGGCGGGGACGCCGTATTGTGCCAGGATCCCCGCATCACAAAACCAGGGCGCGCCGACGAGCGCACTCTCGGGATGTCCCGTTGCTTCGGCCAGCTTCTGCACAAACGCGTTTTGCGGGTCGGTCCGCAGTGGCGGGCAGTCGCTGAGGATTTCTGTCGTAATTGGAACGTGATGGAACGTCTGGCGCAGAGTCGCAAGAATCTCTTCGTGGTTCTCGCCCGGTACCGTGCGGCGATCGACTTCGATCTCGCAGTAGTCCGGTACGATATTACTTTGCGTGCCGCCGCGGATCGTCCCCACGTTCACTGTGGGCGCACCGAGAACCGGATCGGCGGCTTTTGCCAGCACGTGCGTGTAATCGCCCAGGAGGTACCGGACGACCTCCGCCATTTTCCCGATTGCGTTGACGCCCTTCTCCGGCAGGGAACCATGAGCGCTTCGTCCCCGCGTGACAATCTTGCACCAGAGCGCACCCTTGTGAGTGTACACGATGCGGCCCTCCGTCGGTTCGCCTGCCACCGCAAAATCCACCTTGAACCCTGACTCGGCCAACGCCTTGGCGCCATAATTGCCGCTTTCTTCACCCATCACCGCGCAGAAATACACATCGAGGTCGCCTTCGCGAAATTCTTTCTTCCGAACAGCGTTGGCCAGTGCCGCTAGCATGGCGGCCAGCGGGCCTTTCGCATCGCACGCCCCGCGTCCGTAGAGTTTGCCGTCACGAATCTCGGCGGCAAACGGGTCAATCGTCATCCCCGCCACGCTGACGGTGTCGGTGTGGGGCGCGAAGGCGACGGAACGTTTCGCGCCGCGCGAGGTGAATTTCCCGATGATATTGGGGCGGCCCGGTTCAATTTCACGGAGCTCCACATCGAGCGCGAGTTTACGCAGGACCTCGGCGATATACTCGGCGATCTGCGCTTCGCCCGTATTTTTCTGTGCGGTGCCAGGATCACCGTGGGGACTCACGCTCGGGATCTGCACGAGATCCTGCAGGAGACGTTGGATCTGGTCGTCGTTCACGGTTTGCGATGGGGCGGTTCCACAAGCACCCATTTCATGTTGGCGGCCCGGGCCGCGGCGATGCCGGCGCTCGTGTCCTCGAAGACGAGGCAATGTTGCGGAACGACGCCGAGTTGTCGGGCGGCTTCGAGAAACGGATCGGGCGCGGGTTTGCCGTGACGATAATCTTCCACGGTGACGATGGCCTGGAATTTGCGCAGGATGCCCAGCGCTTCCAGGGTTCGGGTTACGATGTCCCGTGTGCCTCCGGACGCGACAGCCAGCGGTTTCTCACCGTGGAACTGATGCACCAACTCGACCACCGGCTCGATCGGCAGTGTCTGCGGGATCATCTGGACGAACAGGTCATCTTTGTAAGTCGCGGTTTCCCGCACGGGCATCGAACAGCCGTGGCGTTCGTTGAGAATCTCGACAATCCGATCCGTGGGCACCCCGCCAAGTTCGTAGAACAGCGCTTCCGGGAAGGCGCAATTATACTCTTTCAGGGCCGTCAGCCAGGCCTGGTAATGCAGCGGCATCGTGTCGGCCAGGGTGCCGTCACAATCAAAGATGTACGCCTCGAAATCGCCCGGTGGTAACTCAATCTTCATGTCTGTTTACCCAACCACGGAACCTCGCGCTTCCCCCGCTCAAATTCGTCATCATAAAGTAACGTAACACGAACCGCTTTCCCGTTGCAGCCTCGAAAATCGACGCTACAATGCCGCGCTTATGCGCCTTCTTTCCATCATCCTGGCCGCTGTTTTGTCCGCGGCTGTACCCGGATTCGCCGCCGGAAAAGCCGAGCACGTTGTCGTCGTGGTGTGGGACGGTATGCGGCCGGACTTCGTTAACGAGACCAACACCCCGACGTTGTATCAACTCGCGCACGAGGGCGTGTTCTTCCAGAACCACCACGCCGTCTATCTCTGCTCGACCGAGGTCAATGGCACCGCGATCGCGACGGGCTGTTACCCGAACCGTAGCGGCATTCTCGCCAATCGCGAGTATCGCCCCACCATCAATCCGCTGAAGCCCGTTGATGTTCAGGATCTCGCTGCTGTCCGCAAGGGCGACGATGTTACACATAACCATTACCTCCAGGTGCCCACACTTGAGGAAATCCTGCAGCACGCCGGGAGGAGAACGGTCATCGCAGGCGCCAAACCCGTCGTGCTCTTGCATGATCGCCTGGAACAGGGACGGATCTGCGCCGATTGCGTGAACCTGTTCGAACACGCCACTGTCCCCGCCGCCGCTGTGGAAAAACTGGATCTGCCCGCTTTCACGCCCAAGGACATCCCGAATACGCGTCAGGATGAATTCGCGACGCATGCGCTGATCGGCCCGCTGTGGGACAAGGGTGTGCCGGCATTTTCGTTGCTCTGGCTCAGCGAGCCGGACGCCACCCAGCATAACGCGGGTCTTGGCACGGTCAGGGCTTTCAAGGCGCTGAAAGGTTCCGACGACAATCTCGCCCGCGTGCTGCAGGAGTTGACCGCCCGCGGCGTCCGCGACAAGACCGATGTTTTTGTCATCTCCGATCACGGATTTTCGACGACTTCCCGCTCGGTGGACATTGCAGCCTTCCTGAAAAAGGCGGGCTTCAATGCCGTGCGCGAGTTCCTGCAGCCGCCCGTCAACGATGACATCCTCGCAATCGGCAATGGCGGAACGGAATTGTTCTATGTGGTCGGCCATGATTCCAAACTCACTCATAAGATTGTCGAGCTTCTCCAGGCGCAGGATTTCACAGGCGCGATTTTCACGCGCGAGACGATGGCAGGGACGTTCACCCTTGACCAGGTCCGCATCAATACATCGGACGCGCCGGACATCGCCCTCTCGTTCCGATGGACCACTGACAAGAACACCGAAGGGATCGCCGGCTCGGTCATCAGCGACGGCGGCAACGGCCCGGGACGAGGGGTTCATACCAGCCTCAGTCCATTCGACCGGCACAACACTCTCGTCGCCGCCGGCCCCGACTTCCGCAAGGGGCTTGTGAATCAATTGCCGTCCGGCAACATCGACCTCGCTCCAACGGTCCTCCACATCCTGGGAGTCCCATCGCCCGAGCACATGGAC contains:
- a CDS encoding HAD family phosphatase, coding for MKIELPPGDFEAYIFDCDGTLADTMPLHYQAWLTALKEYNCAFPEALFYELGGVPTDRIVEILNERHGCSMPVRETATYKDDLFVQMIPQTLPIEPVVELVHQFHGEKPLAVASGGTRDIVTRTLEALGILRKFQAIVTVEDYRHGKPAPDPFLEAARQLGVVPQHCLVFEDTSAGIAAARAANMKWVLVEPPHRKP
- a CDS encoding PEGA domain-containing protein, with product MRMKNRSIMMFNGGQQTRRPFNNSRRTLLVAGCLLSLAGCLVTTVMAETGDARKAAIFVANRADKSLDDKLGTFEDFITSHITEKGFTVISREVATDALSSLKKDSKPTDADQLLSDNSSVLRLGQLLGVDYLILASISSYGSDKRATDAYGEKTVNVIHNLRVTYKILDATHGGTLASDTIKTSKTIRYSETASEVDSDLINGLLDDASEQVAASVGKKDIKVVSLSKDQVDFSIACGMQDLANVPMSIPDVRLDDGNNVSIGKDKLEVQALDVTVELDGVVIGSAPSSFKAAPGLHKIRLSREAFKPWERTINLTDGQKLKVALQMTEAGYQRWKDNTAFLAALENNKKLTDAEAEKIRGIAQMFRQSGYKVDVKSDVKVDVKRRTIF
- a CDS encoding alkaline phosphatase family protein is translated as MRLLSIILAAVLSAAVPGFAAGKAEHVVVVVWDGMRPDFVNETNTPTLYQLAHEGVFFQNHHAVYLCSTEVNGTAIATGCYPNRSGILANREYRPTINPLKPVDVQDLAAVRKGDDVTHNHYLQVPTLEEILQHAGRRTVIAGAKPVVLLHDRLEQGRICADCVNLFEHATVPAAAVEKLDLPAFTPKDIPNTRQDEFATHALIGPLWDKGVPAFSLLWLSEPDATQHNAGLGTVRAFKALKGSDDNLARVLQELTARGVRDKTDVFVISDHGFSTTSRSVDIAAFLKKAGFNAVREFLQPPVNDDILAIGNGGTELFYVVGHDSKLTHKIVELLQAQDFTGAIFTRETMAGTFTLDQVRINTSDAPDIALSFRWTTDKNTEGIAGSVISDGGNGPGRGVHTSLSPFDRHNTLVAAGPDFRKGLVNQLPSGNIDLAPTVLHILGVPSPEHMDGRVLSEALASETSKSPDPVTQTLNATADLGATVWQQYLRVTEFGGTTYLEEANGHQEPRK
- a CDS encoding M20 family metallopeptidase, with the translated sequence MNDDQIQRLLQDLVQIPSVSPHGDPGTAQKNTGEAQIAEYIAEVLRKLALDVELREIEPGRPNIIGKFTSRGAKRSVAFAPHTDTVSVAGMTIDPFAAEIRDGKLYGRGACDAKGPLAAMLAALANAVRKKEFREGDLDVYFCAVMGEESGNYGAKALAESGFKVDFAVAGEPTEGRIVYTHKGALWCKIVTRGRSAHGSLPEKGVNAIGKMAEVVRYLLGDYTHVLAKAADPVLGAPTVNVGTIRGGTQSNIVPDYCEIEVDRRTVPGENHEEILATLRQTFHHVPITTEILSDCPPLRTDPQNAFVQKLAEATGHPESALVGAPWFCDAGILAQYGVPAVAFGPDNIAQAHTADEFVECRKVLHAAQVLERFLLSDGGNLGR